One stretch of Caldinitratiruptor microaerophilus DNA includes these proteins:
- a CDS encoding YciI family protein, with translation MKYAAFIHYVADQDKVQSVRPAHREYLSRVKAQGKLWASGPFTDGSGALIIYEAESEEEARRLLEDDPFHKSGVFASWELRPWQQVF, from the coding sequence ATGAAATACGCGGCCTTCATCCACTACGTCGCGGACCAGGACAAGGTCCAGTCCGTGCGGCCCGCCCACCGGGAGTACCTCAGCCGGGTCAAGGCGCAGGGCAAGCTGTGGGCTTCCGGCCCGTTCACCGACGGTAGCGGCGCCCTGATCATCTACGAGGCGGAGAGCGAGGAGGAGGCCCGCCGGCTGCTGGAGGACGACCCGTTCCACAAGAGCGGCGTCTTCGCCTCCTGGGAGCTTCGCCCCTGGCAGCAGGTGTTCTGA
- the efeU gene encoding iron uptake transporter permease EfeU yields MAPIYAFIITLREGLEAALIIGILVAYLHKIGRPDGLAPIWAGVAAALALSVGGGLAIMGTVGELSGAAMDIFEAAAMFLAVGVLTYMVFWMGSHARHLKAQLHREVDEALSRGSRIALGVLAFSVVVREGLETVLFLAAGAMQAGSGVTYSGLGVLGLAVAAFLGYLLYRGSVRLDLRRFFLYTGLLLILFAAGLLSNAFKELHEVGLVPPIIPHVWDTYDIVSDTGTVGRLLAALFGYDSSPSLVQVIAHLGYLLVAGGLYLRPARPARPAGQTPPVRA; encoded by the coding sequence GTGGCCCCCATCTACGCCTTCATCATCACCCTGCGTGAGGGGCTCGAGGCGGCACTGATCATCGGCATCCTGGTCGCCTACCTGCACAAGATCGGGCGGCCGGACGGCCTGGCCCCCATCTGGGCCGGCGTGGCCGCGGCCCTGGCCCTGAGCGTGGGCGGCGGGTTGGCGATCATGGGCACCGTGGGCGAACTGAGCGGCGCCGCCATGGACATCTTCGAGGCCGCTGCGATGTTCCTGGCCGTCGGCGTGCTCACCTACATGGTGTTCTGGATGGGGTCCCACGCCCGGCACCTCAAGGCCCAGCTGCACCGCGAGGTGGACGAGGCCCTCTCGCGGGGCTCGCGCATCGCCCTCGGCGTCCTCGCCTTCTCCGTGGTCGTCCGGGAGGGGCTCGAAACCGTCCTGTTCCTGGCGGCCGGGGCCATGCAGGCGGGGAGCGGCGTGACCTACTCCGGCCTCGGGGTGCTCGGCCTGGCGGTGGCCGCCTTCCTGGGATACCTCCTCTACCGCGGCTCGGTCCGTCTGGACCTGCGGCGCTTCTTCCTGTACACCGGACTCCTCCTGATCCTGTTCGCGGCGGGGCTCCTGTCGAACGCGTTCAAGGAGCTTCATGAGGTCGGCTTGGTGCCGCCGATCATCCCCCACGTGTGGGACACGTACGACATCGTGAGCGACACCGGCACCGTGGGCCGGCTCCTCGCGGCGCTCTTCGGGTACGACTCCAGCCCCAGCCTGGTGCAGGTGATCGCCCACCTCGGTTACCTGCTCGTGGCCGGGGGCCTCTACCTGCGGCCGGCGCGCCCCGCCCGGCCGGCCGGGCAGACCCCGCCCGTGCGGGCCTGA
- the cysK gene encoding cysteine synthase A — protein sequence MLNWQSRARMLDSILDTAGYTPLVRLRRVTEGIGATVAAKIEYFSPSGSLKDRILRHMIARAEARGELRPGMTLIEGTTGNTGIATAAAGAALGYPVVIVMPAGMSEERKKAIRAYGAELILTPGAESDVDLVLAKVRELKAREPGKYWEVGQFDNDDNVEAHYLTTGPEIWEQTEGRVDAFVASQGTGGTLSGVARFLKEKNPAVRIYAVEPAECAILSGGGWGSHKIEGIGDGFVPKNLDLDLIDGVVTTTSDESIEMAKQLSRREGIFCGISSGCNVAAVLKVARAHPEFRLIVTMVNDDGRRYFSTELFEPERQIEVPDRPHPLPAADVARLEEKRRVWEILR from the coding sequence GTGCTCAACTGGCAGTCACGGGCCCGGATGCTGGACAGCATCCTCGACACGGCGGGGTACACGCCCCTCGTGCGGCTGCGGCGGGTCACCGAGGGTATCGGTGCGACCGTCGCGGCCAAGATCGAGTACTTCAGCCCGTCCGGAAGCCTCAAGGACCGGATCCTCCGCCACATGATCGCCCGGGCGGAGGCCCGGGGCGAGCTCCGGCCGGGCATGACCCTCATCGAGGGGACGACGGGCAACACCGGCATCGCCACGGCCGCCGCCGGCGCCGCGCTGGGCTACCCGGTGGTCATCGTCATGCCGGCGGGCATGTCCGAGGAGCGCAAGAAGGCGATCCGGGCCTACGGGGCGGAGCTGATCCTCACCCCCGGGGCGGAGAGCGACGTCGACCTCGTCCTGGCAAAGGTCCGTGAGCTGAAGGCGAGGGAGCCGGGCAAGTACTGGGAGGTCGGCCAGTTCGACAACGATGACAACGTCGAGGCCCATTACCTCACCACCGGCCCGGAGATCTGGGAGCAGACCGAAGGCCGGGTGGACGCGTTCGTCGCCAGCCAGGGCACCGGCGGCACGCTCTCCGGGGTGGCGCGCTTCCTGAAGGAGAAGAACCCTGCCGTCCGGATCTACGCCGTCGAGCCCGCCGAGTGCGCCATCCTCTCCGGCGGCGGGTGGGGCTCGCACAAGATCGAAGGGATCGGCGACGGGTTCGTGCCCAAGAACCTCGACCTGGACCTGATCGACGGGGTGGTGACCACCACCTCGGACGAGTCCATCGAGATGGCGAAACAGCTCAGCCGCCGGGAGGGCATCTTCTGCGGCATCTCGAGCGGGTGCAACGTGGCCGCCGTGCTCAAGGTGGCGCGGGCGCACCCGGAGTTCCGGCTCATCGTGACCATGGTCAACGACGACGGCCGGCGCTACTTCTCCACCGAGCTCTTCGAGCCCGAGCGGCAGATCGAGGTGCCGGACCGGCCGCACCCGCTGCCGGCGGCCGACGTCGCCCGGCTGGAGGAGAAGCGCAGGGTCTGGGAGATCCTCCGCTGA